The window CCTCTCTTTTGAAGAAACGACTAAAATATGCAGGATCAATAAAACCCAAATGATCGGCAATTTCATTGCATGTCATTGAGTCATATTTTAAAAGTCTTTTTGCTTCGAGCATGGTTTTAGAACGGATGTATTCACTACTGTTAAGTCCCGTAATTTCTTTAATAGATTGGTTCAGGAGCTTGATACTTGTTTTAAGTTTTTTAGCATAATATGTTGTGGGTGTGAGCTGGTAGTTGTTTTGTTCCATAATATCGTTAAGTTTTGAAAACAAGGCATTGGTTGCATGAGAAGATGGTATAGCGGGCAATGTTCTTTTGACATAAATAAGTAAAATATTGAGCAAATTACTAATGGTACACTCTTTGAAAGATCGTGTTGCTTTATACTCTGCAAGAAGGCTTGATAAAACATTTTCAATTGCTTTAAATTCACTTTCATTGACATTGACCGCGTCAAAATTAAAAATGGATAAGTGATCGCTAAAAGATTTATCGGTGAAAATTGAAATATCAAATTTCAGCATATAGGCATCGAGGTTGTTTGTATATTCCCATCCGTGGATACGTCCAGGGGAGACTAAAAAAAGAGTATTTTTTTGTATGTTGTAACTTTGGCAATCGATGAAAAGGGTACCTTCTCCTCCAACAATAAAAAATAATTCGTAACAAGAGTGTTTGTGTCTTGGAACGGGAGGGTAAGATTCCATTCTTTCTATTCTAAAACTCTCTTCCGCAAAATTAAAAATAGGTGCTGTCATGATAATTCCTTTTACAACAATTCTTACTTTAAATATCAAGAAAACCTTTGATATTTTTTCGTCATTTATCGATAAACAAAGAGCCAAATGCACACTCATATAAACCTTAAAGAATTCATATGTTGGAGAAGTATATCAGATAGCTCAGGGGGATATAAATGGATTTAAAGGAGAAATAATTGCACTTTTAAGCCTACCAGCGTTTTAAAAGTGTTATTTATGTTACATAATTATTCATTATGACACCATTTTATGGTGTTTTGGAGTGATTCTTGTACTTTTGATATATGTGATAAAATATCTTGTGTTATAAAAATTCAATATTGTATGAGCAGTTGTTAAATAAAAATGTAGAAAATGTTCTTTAGAAGCTAAAGGGAAAAACTTTAAAATATGAGTCTTTACTTTTTCCGTCACAATAATAAGTGCAGTTGTTATTTCAACAATTGATGTATGAATAAAAGCGATCATAGAATAGACTTAACATTGTTCAAAAAAACCAGAAGTCTTGTAAACTAAAGAAAGTTTATTTTTACATGTAAACGATGTTCGTGTTTAAACTGTTCCATACTCTATGGCAGTTTTAGTGTAAAAAAGTCCCAATTTTTCTTCGTTTAAAAGAGCAAAAAGTTTTTCACATTCAGCTTCATTGACATTCATGATAATCTCAAGTGGTTCATCCGCCAGCTCAAAGAAATTTGAAGAGTGCAATTTCCCATCTCTTCCAATACCTTGAGATGCATGCAAAATAGTGACGCCCTTAATACCAATTTTTTCAGTAACATCAACCAGCCAATGGCTAATATGTTCACCATTAGAGTGTTTACGACTTTGTAGGGTTGAAAAAACGAGTTGAAAACCTTTCATAAGCTTCCTTTTTGAAGTAGGGTATAACTGGCAATGCCAAAGAGTGTCATCATGATAGAACCCATTACATGTAAAAGAACTGCCACAATGCTCATGCTAAGACGTCCTTCTTGAATGAGGGTAACGATCTCGGCGCTAAAGGTACTAAACGTGGTGAGTCCGCCTAAAAAACCTGTGATAATAAAAAGTCGCCATTCTGGTGCTAAGGCTGTATTTGAAGCAAAAAAAGCGATGAATAGTCCGATGAGATAACCGCCAATAAGATTGGCGCTTAGCGTTCCAAGAGGAATGGACGGGTAAATGCTGTTTAATTTAGTGCCCAAAGACCAGCGTAAAAGTGCGCCAAAACCAGCACCTGAAAAAATAGCCAAAATGGTGTAAAACATCCCCAAAACCTTTCGTGGAATTTGCTGAGATTATAACATAACTCCTTCAAAAGAGAAGATGAACCCTCTTTATACATTACTAAATCGCTTGATATTGTTGACAATAAGAAAAGAATCTGCTATTATTTCGTCAATTCAAAACAAGGAGGTAAACCATGAAGTCCAGTCAAGCCATTGTTCATGGAAAGAATGCTCATGTTTTTCATCTGATGTGTTGCTAAAAAAACGTTTACATGTAAAAAGAAACCCGATCAATAGCACAAAAGTAAAAGGAAAAAACATGAAATTCTTAAAATCAAAAAGCCTCTTTGGAGTAGCCATAGCAGTTTTGGCGCTTGTTGCGCCTTTCATTCACGCTGCAGACATTACTTTGCTCAATGTCTCCTATGATCCAACAAGAGAGTTTTACAAAGAGTACAACCAAGCCTTTGCAAAACATTGGAAAGAGCTTAAAGGCGATACGGTAACCGTGCGTCAATCACACGGTGGTTCAGGTGCGCAAGCAAGAAGTGTCATTGATGGTTTAGATGCCGATGTCGTCACCTTAGCCCTTGCCTATGATGTCGATGCCATTGCTGAAAAGGCACATGCGATTGACCCTAATTGGCAAAAACGATTCACGCATAATAGTGCTCCTTATACTTCTACTATCGTTTTTTTAGTGCGTAAAGGCAATCCAAAAGGAATTAAAGATTGGGATGATTTAGCAAAGTCAGACGTTAAAGTCATCACGCCAAACCCGAAAACTTCAGGTGGTGCTAGATGGAATCATTTAGCAGCATGGGGTTATGGACTTGAAAAATACGGTAGTGAAGATAAAGCCAGAGAATTCGTCTCTAAAATCTATGCGAATGTTCCAGTACTTGATTCAGGAGCAAGAGGTGCAACCAATACCTTTGTTCAAAGAGGCTTAGGAGATGTGCTTATTGCTTGGGAGAATGAAGCGATTTTATCCATTAATGAACTTGGACGTGATAAGTTTGACATTGTCGTTCCTAGCATTAGCATTCTTGCAGAACCAAGTGTCAGCATCGTCGATAAAAATGTAGCAAAAAAAGGAACGAAAGAGGTAGCAACAGCTTATTTGCAATACCTCTATTCTAAAGAAGGACAGAGAATTGCAGCCAAAAATTACTATCGTCCAACGGATCCTGAAATCGTAAAAGAGAGCGAATCCACATTCCCAAAACTTAAACTCTTTAGCATTGATGCGCTCTTTAATGGATGGGGTGAAGCTCAGAAAAAACACTTTGCCGACGGTGGCGAATTTGATAAGATCTTTGCTTCTATCAAGCGATGAAGTGGCACTTTAGAAAACCAAGTGTCTTGCCAGGTTTTGGCTTGACGCTTGGCTTTAGCCTGACCTATGTGACCCTCTTAGTGCTTATACCTCTAGGAGGGTTACTGCTTTATACAACCAAGCTTTCGTGGAGCGAATTTGGTGCCGTCATCCTTGATCCTAGAGTACTAGCTTCCTTTAAACTTAGCTTTGGAGCGAGCCTTATTGCGGCGGTTGTCAACCTCTTTTTTGGACTGATCGTTGCGTGGACTTTAGCTAGGTATAACTTTTTTGGTAAAAAAATTGTTGATGCACTGGTTGATTTGCCCTTCGCGCTTCCTACGGCAGTTGCGGGTATTGCCTTGGCGGCTATTTTTGCACAAAATGGCTGGATAGGCTCATTTTTAGAGCCTTTAGGTATTCAAATTGCCTATTCTAGGGCGGGCGTTGTGGTTGCTCTTGTGTTCATAGGACTTCCTTTTGTGGTGCGTACCGTTCAGCCCGTCATCGAAGAGTTTGAAAAAGAGTTTGAAGAGGTGTCGACAAGTCTTGGAGCAAGCTGGTGGCAAACGTTTAGCAGGGTGATTTTACCCTCTTTAATGCCAGCTCTTTTGACAGGCTTTGCACTCTCGTTTGCAAGAGCACTGGGTGAGTACGGCTCCATCATTTTTATCTCAAGCAATATGCCCTTTGTAAGCGAAATCGTACCGCTTATCATCGTGACCAAGCTTTCACAGTTTGATTATGTTGGTGCAACAGCGGTGGGAACGGTGATGTTACTGGCGACCT is drawn from Sulfurospirillum arsenophilum NBRC 109478 and contains these coding sequences:
- a CDS encoding helix-turn-helix domain-containing protein; the protein is MTAPIFNFAEESFRIERMESYPPVPRHKHSCYELFFIVGGEGTLFIDCQSYNIQKNTLFLVSPGRIHGWEYTNNLDAYMLKFDISIFTDKSFSDHLSIFNFDAVNVNESEFKAIENVLSSLLAEYKATRSFKECTISNLLNILLIYVKRTLPAIPSSHATNALFSKLNDIMEQNNYQLTPTTYYAKKLKTSIKLLNQSIKEITGLNSSEYIRSKTMLEAKRLLKYDSMTCNEIADHLGFIDPAYFSRFFKREVGVAPKYFRSTTEEKYNF
- a CDS encoding DUF190 domain-containing protein: MKGFQLVFSTLQSRKHSNGEHISHWLVDVTEKIGIKGVTILHASQGIGRDGKLHSSNFFELADEPLEIIMNVNEAECEKLFALLNEEKLGLFYTKTAIEYGTV
- the crcB gene encoding fluoride efflux transporter CrcB; translation: MFYTILAIFSGAGFGALLRWSLGTKLNSIYPSIPLGTLSANLIGGYLIGLFIAFFASNTALAPEWRLFIITGFLGGLTTFSTFSAEIVTLIQEGRLSMSIVAVLLHVMGSIMMTLFGIASYTLLQKGSL
- a CDS encoding sulfate ABC transporter substrate-binding protein gives rise to the protein MKFLKSKSLFGVAIAVLALVAPFIHAADITLLNVSYDPTREFYKEYNQAFAKHWKELKGDTVTVRQSHGGSGAQARSVIDGLDADVVTLALAYDVDAIAEKAHAIDPNWQKRFTHNSAPYTSTIVFLVRKGNPKGIKDWDDLAKSDVKVITPNPKTSGGARWNHLAAWGYGLEKYGSEDKAREFVSKIYANVPVLDSGARGATNTFVQRGLGDVLIAWENEAILSINELGRDKFDIVVPSISILAEPSVSIVDKNVAKKGTKEVATAYLQYLYSKEGQRIAAKNYYRPTDPEIVKESESTFPKLKLFSIDALFNGWGEAQKKHFADGGEFDKIFASIKR
- the cysT gene encoding sulfate ABC transporter permease subunit CysT, which produces MPGFGLTLGFSLTYVTLLVLIPLGGLLLYTTKLSWSEFGAVILDPRVLASFKLSFGASLIAAVVNLFFGLIVAWTLARYNFFGKKIVDALVDLPFALPTAVAGIALAAIFAQNGWIGSFLEPLGIQIAYSRAGVVVALVFIGLPFVVRTVQPVIEEFEKEFEEVSTSLGASWWQTFSRVILPSLMPALLTGFALSFARALGEYGSIIFISSNMPFVSEIVPLIIVTKLSQFDYVGATAVGTVMLLATFVILFFINAIQIYSREKSL